A single window of Opisthocomus hoazin isolate bOpiHoa1 chromosome 5, bOpiHoa1.hap1, whole genome shotgun sequence DNA harbors:
- the TMEM33 gene encoding transmembrane protein 33: MADSAQNGPMQGGAGGGGAVQFLMANKLDTAMWISRLFTVYCSALFVLPLLGLHEAASFYQRALLANALTSALRLHQRLPHFQLSRAFLAQALLEDSCHYLLYSLIFVNSYPVTMSIFPVLLFSLLHAATYTKKVLDARSSNSLPFLRNLLDKLNANQQNILKFIACNEIFLMPATVFMLFSGQGSLLQPFIYYRFLTLRYSSRRNPYCRTLFTELRIVVEHLIMKPSCPVFVRRLCLSSISFISRLAPTVA, translated from the exons ATGGCGGACTCGGCGCAGAACGGGCCTATGCaaggcggggccggcggcggcggagccgtG CAATTTCTGATGGCTAACAAGTTGGATACGGCAATGTGGATTTCCCGCTTGTTCACAGTTTACTGCTCAGCTTTATTTGTCCTGCCTCTTCTAGG GTTGCATGAAGCAGCAAGCTTTTATCAGCGTGCCTTGCTGGCAAATGCTCTTACTAGTGCCCTCCGACTACACCAAAGGCTACCGCACTTTCAGCTTAGCAGGGCGTTTCTGGCCCAGGCTTTGCTGGAGGACAGCTGCCACTACCTGCTGTACTCTCTTATCTTTGTGAATTCCTACCCTGTTACAA TGAGtatttttccagttctgctgttCTCTTTGCTTCATGCTGCCACATATACAAAGAAGGTTCTTGAT gcaCGAAGTTCAAATAGTCTGCCCTTTCTGAGAAATCTTTTAGACAAACTGAATGCTAATCAACAGAATATTCTAAAATTCATTGCTTGCAATGAAATTTTCCTGATGCCCGCTACAGTTTTTATGCTCTTCAG TGGACAAGGGAGTCTTCTCCAGCCGTTCATTTACTACAGGTTTCTTACATTACGCTACTCCTCTCGGCGAAATCCATACTGTCG GACTCTCTTCACGGAGCTGAGGATTGTTGTTGAACACTTAATAATGAAGCCCTCGTGCCCTGTTTTTGTAAGAAGACTATGCCTCAGCAGCATTTCCTTTATAAGCAGATTGGCACCAACTGTTGCATAG